A genomic stretch from Mya arenaria isolate MELC-2E11 chromosome 10, ASM2691426v1 includes:
- the LOC128204869 gene encoding uncharacterized protein LOC128204869, which translates to MEMLWFIIYAVTFGAVYSEREPACSRFHYEEKLLEKMVRSEFKMDAIDENFKTVTDSIEKRFQTISDIAGKLEDLKKEIETLKTVDVETLKTVEIIRTADVAGSSIYTRWGRRSCPGDTELVYEGFAGGGYYSNKGASNNYICLPKDPVFDVDGRNAGTVNLIYGAEYETSHSNLQEHDVPCAVCRVVGKSIVMIPARKVCYSGWHTEYSGYLMSSYEGHTGNKDVVCMDGSPEAAEGTNSGSQDGALFYFVQIGCGALKCPPYRTDVDLTCVVCSK; encoded by the exons ATGGAAATGCTATGGTTTATTATATATGCAGTAACGTTTGGAGCCGTTTACTCAGAGCGGGAACCTGCGTGTTCAAGGTTTCACTATGAGGAAAAGCTCTTAGAAAAGATGGTAAGATCGGAGTTCAAAATGGATGCAATTGACGAGAACTTCAAAACGGTTACTGATTCAATCGAGAAAAGGTTCCAGACAATTTCAg ACATAGCTGGCAAGTTGGAAGACCTAAAGAAAGAAatagaaacattaaaaacagTTGACGTTGAAACGTTAAAGACAGTTGAAATAATAAGAACAGCAGATGTCGCAGGCAGCAGTATCTACACAAGATGGGGCCGACGATCGTGTCCTGGTGATACAGAATTGGTGTACGAGGGGTTTGCAGGGGGTGGCTATTATTCAAATAAAGGAGCAAGCAATAATTACATATGCCTTCCCAAAGATCCAGTCTTCGACGTTGATGGGCGAAATGCGGGGACTGTAAATCTCATCTACGGTGCTGAGTATGAGACTAGTCACTCTAACTTGCAAGAACACGATGTTCCATGTGCTGTTTGTCGGGTTGTTGGAAAAAGCATTGTCATGATCCCAGCGAGGAAAGTATGCTACAGCGGATGGCATACGGAATACTCTGGTTATTTGATGTCATCTTATGAAGGACATACTGGGAACAAGGATGTAGTTTGTATGGATGGATCTCCTGAGGCAGCTGAAGGAACAAACAGTGGTAGTCAAGATGGcgcattgttttattttgttcagaTTGGGTGTGGGGCGTTAAAATGTCCTCCTTATCGTACAGACGTGGATTTAACGTGTGTTGTTTGTTCAAAGTAG